The following proteins are encoded in a genomic region of Streptomyces sp. NBC_01723:
- a CDS encoding oxidoreductase, producing the protein MSTTGATADPLAALGALPGVAESVESVRKAVDRVYGHRIMRRRSNEITSEAALRGARGSAALSGADWALEEVRRRTDFSGDAEARAVGAALRLTAEAGQLLSIWRQSPLRVLARLHLVAAADKVDQVGRPRQEGEPVDEPLVELPLPGAGEAHGRLDGLAALVTAGGSAPALVTAAVVHGELLALRPFTSHNGLVARAAERIVLVGSGLDPKSVCPAEVGYAELGRAPYLAALDGYVSGTPEGMAAWIAHCGRAVTLGARESTAVCEALQRGAA; encoded by the coding sequence TACGCAAGGCCGTGGACCGCGTCTACGGCCACCGGATCATGCGGCGCCGCAGCAACGAGATCACCTCCGAGGCGGCCCTGCGCGGCGCCCGGGGCTCGGCCGCGCTGTCCGGGGCGGACTGGGCCCTGGAGGAGGTCCGCAGGCGGACCGACTTCAGCGGTGACGCCGAGGCGCGCGCGGTGGGCGCGGCCCTGCGGCTGACCGCCGAGGCGGGGCAGCTGCTCTCCATTTGGCGTCAGTCGCCGCTGCGGGTGCTGGCCCGGCTGCATCTGGTCGCGGCCGCCGACAAGGTGGACCAGGTGGGACGGCCCCGCCAGGAGGGCGAGCCGGTGGACGAACCGCTCGTCGAACTGCCGCTGCCCGGCGCCGGGGAGGCGCACGGCCGGCTGGACGGGCTCGCCGCGCTGGTCACGGCGGGCGGCTCCGCGCCGGCGCTGGTGACGGCCGCCGTCGTGCACGGCGAACTCCTGGCCCTGCGGCCCTTCACCTCCCACAACGGGCTGGTCGCGCGCGCGGCCGAGCGCATCGTCCTGGTCGGCAGCGGCCTCGACCCCAAGTCGGTCTGCCCGGCCGAGGTCGGCTACGCCGAACTGGGGCGCGCGCCCTACCTGGCGGCGCTCGACGGCTACGTCTCAGGGACTCCCGAGGGCATGGCCGCCTGGATCGCCCACTGCGGCAGGGCGGTGACGCTGGGCGCGCGCGAGTCGACGGCGGTGTGCGAGGCGCTCCAGCGCGGGGCGGCGTAG
- a CDS encoding HAD family hydrolase: protein MLKVVENHSLRHSMPRTAAFFDLDKTVIAKSSTLTFSKSFYQGGLINRRAVLRTAYAQFVFLAGGADHDQMERMREYLSALCRGWNVQLVKELVAETLHDLIDPIIYDEAASLIEEHHTAGRDVVIVSTSGAEVVEPIGELLGADRVVATRMIVGDDGCFTGEVEYYAYGPTKAAAIRELALSEGYDLSRCHAYSDSATDLPMLEAVGHPHAVNPDRALRREALARGWPILDFNRPVRLKQRIRGFSVPPRPALVAAAAVGAAAATAGLVWYASRRRSAAA from the coding sequence ATGCTCAAGGTCGTGGAAAACCACTCCTTGCGCCACTCCATGCCCCGCACAGCGGCCTTCTTTGACCTGGACAAGACGGTCATTGCGAAGTCGAGCACGCTGACGTTCAGCAAGTCGTTCTACCAAGGCGGACTGATCAACCGCAGGGCTGTGCTGCGTACCGCATATGCCCAGTTCGTCTTCCTCGCCGGAGGGGCCGACCACGACCAGATGGAGCGGATGCGGGAGTACCTGTCCGCACTGTGCCGGGGCTGGAACGTCCAGTTGGTCAAGGAGCTGGTCGCCGAGACTCTGCACGACCTGATCGACCCGATCATCTACGACGAGGCCGCCTCCCTGATCGAGGAGCACCACACCGCCGGCCGCGACGTCGTGATCGTCTCCACGTCGGGCGCCGAGGTCGTCGAACCGATCGGTGAACTGCTGGGCGCGGACCGGGTGGTGGCGACCCGCATGATCGTGGGCGACGACGGCTGCTTCACCGGCGAGGTGGAGTACTACGCGTACGGGCCCACGAAGGCGGCGGCGATCCGGGAGCTGGCCTTGTCGGAGGGCTACGACCTGTCCCGCTGCCACGCCTACAGCGACTCGGCGACCGACCTGCCGATGCTGGAGGCCGTCGGCCACCCCCACGCGGTGAACCCGGACCGGGCGCTGCGCCGCGAGGCTCTCGCGCGCGGGTGGCCGATTCTCGACTTCAACCGGCCGGTGCGGCTCAAGCAGCGGATCCGGGGGTTCTCCGTGCCGCCCCGCCCGGCCCTGGTGGCCGCCGCCGCGGTCGGTGCGGCGGCCGCCACCGCGGGCCTCGTCTGGTACGCGAGCCGGCGGAGGTCCGCGGCAGCCTGA
- the ssd gene encoding septum site-determining protein Ssd: MAGNITHDPPPTAGGRRGGPLIVTEDTELLDDLLRLCAAADATPEVHHSLPAVSGAPGGTGGGRSGHLGGWEAAPLVIVGDDAARRVRGAVRRRGVVLVGRDQDDSGVWQRAVEIGADHVLMLPDGEQWLVDRIADVTEGVGRPALTVGVIGGRGGAGASTLACALAVTSAREGMRSLLVDADPLGGGLDVLLGGETADGLRWPAFAASRGRVGGGALEESLPELHGLRVLSWDRGDCVAVPAQAVRAVLAAARRRSGTVVVDLPRRIDDGVAEVLAQLDVGLLVVPAELRAVAAAGRVATAVGMVLRDLRVAVRGPYASGLDDREVARLLGLPLAGEVPVESGLLRATESRRPPGTSARGSLARFCREFWDRALVETGGVV; encoded by the coding sequence ATGGCCGGAAACATCACGCACGATCCGCCGCCCACCGCGGGAGGGCGGCGCGGCGGGCCGCTGATTGTCACCGAGGACACCGAACTCCTCGACGATCTGCTGCGCCTGTGCGCCGCGGCCGACGCCACACCGGAGGTGCACCACTCGCTGCCGGCGGTGTCGGGGGCGCCCGGGGGGACCGGGGGCGGTAGGTCCGGACACCTCGGGGGCTGGGAGGCCGCGCCACTCGTGATCGTCGGAGACGACGCCGCGCGGCGCGTGCGCGGAGCAGTGCGGAGGCGGGGCGTGGTCCTCGTCGGCCGCGACCAGGACGACTCGGGGGTCTGGCAGCGGGCCGTCGAGATCGGCGCCGACCACGTGCTGATGCTGCCCGACGGCGAGCAGTGGCTGGTCGACCGCATCGCCGACGTCACCGAGGGCGTCGGCAGGCCGGCCCTCACCGTCGGCGTCATCGGCGGCCGGGGCGGCGCGGGCGCGTCGACGCTGGCCTGCGCGCTCGCCGTCACCTCCGCACGGGAGGGGATGCGCAGCCTGCTGGTGGACGCCGATCCGCTGGGCGGCGGTCTGGACGTCCTCCTCGGCGGTGAGACCGCCGACGGGCTGAGGTGGCCCGCGTTCGCCGCCTCGCGCGGACGCGTCGGGGGCGGCGCCCTGGAGGAGTCGCTGCCGGAGCTGCATGGGCTGCGGGTGCTCAGCTGGGACCGGGGCGACTGCGTCGCGGTACCGGCACAGGCCGTCCGCGCGGTGCTCGCCGCGGCCCGGCGCAGGAGCGGCACGGTCGTCGTCGACCTGCCGCGCCGGATCGACGACGGCGTCGCGGAGGTCCTCGCCCAGCTCGACGTCGGGCTCCTCGTCGTCCCCGCGGAGCTGCGGGCCGTCGCGGCGGCCGGCCGGGTGGCCACCGCGGTCGGCATGGTCCTGCGTGACCTCCGCGTCGCGGTACGCGGGCCGTACGCCTCCGGACTCGACGACCGCGAGGTGGCCCGGCTGCTCGGACTGCCCCTGGCCGGCGAGGTGCCGGTCGAGTCGGGACTGCTGCGTGCCACGGAGAGCCGACGCCCACCGGGCACGTCCGCCCGCGGGTCCCTGGCGCGCTTCTGCCGGGAGTTCTGGGACCGGGCGCTGGTGGAGACGGGGGGTGTGGTGTGA